A genomic segment from Glycine soja cultivar W05 chromosome 18, ASM419377v2, whole genome shotgun sequence encodes:
- the LOC114397176 gene encoding uncharacterized protein LOC114397176: MCTRAKAGVVNPRLHPTLLHAHFEPKSTKIALSNPTWFATMKTEHDALMKNGTWTLTKLAPSTAPIGCTWVFRVKENPDGTINKYKARLVAKGFHKKLGNDYNETFSCNQTNNCQNSKATRAWFDKPKATLLQYNFKSSRFDTSLFI; the protein is encoded by the coding sequence ATGTGCACAAGAGCTAAAGCTGGTGTTGTCAATCCTAGACTTCATCCTactcttcttcatgctcatttTGAGCCCAAGTCAACAAAAATTGCTCTTTCCAATCCTACTTGGTTTGCAACAATGAAGACTGAGCATGATGCTTTGATGAAAAATGGTACATGGACTCTTACTAAATTGGCTCCATCTACGGCTCCAATTGGATGTACATGGGTGTTTAGGGTGAAGGAAAACCCTGATGGCACTATCAACAAGTACAAAGCAAGACTTGTAGCAAAGGGATTTCATAAGAAACTTGGTAATGATTACAATGAGACATTCTCCTGTAATCAAACCAATAACTGTCAGAATTCTAAGGCTACTAGAGCTTGGTTTGACAAACCTAAGGCTACTCTTCTTCAATACAATTTCAAGTCCAGCAGATTTGATACATCATTATTCATCTAA